In Castanea sativa cultivar Marrone di Chiusa Pesio chromosome 6, ASM4071231v1, a single window of DNA contains:
- the LOC142641251 gene encoding uncharacterized protein LOC142641251 has translation MVGSLEVRKTCPSISFLFARLGGSLGVFPNLEGFVFAGSGLGIVLGDLFPLLRRSVDWFEGLVKKQRPMSEVRSSDLETGLLSSGDLMEGDTAASSLREIKAFHALVEACGLDADAVGRFRDRFQFPERVRVRRPSDDDRACQFFPGEVCFYEAAFTCGLRLPVHPFVMELLAYLGIAPGQLMPNSWRIVVNCMEIWLAANGDMIKVNELVYLYRLKESKEYGYYELVPWERRTRIVKGLPSSFRYWKSRFIFVSGDDFETPSNQDWGDIPRLLRRWGTPTLVKRRPKLKSRYKERVEAAIVYAQSIENWDDLVDPRTLAFYNLGPDPSSFVLRSLDIEGKKKMTTKFNKGMYEKMRSKKDEPLSNIGKKVVRVKGKVTSVTPITSSTPVVSGADTTRTASPATSIEEIPTPASKRPRTAERGKETTSSSTIWDDEKLAMDRARGVVTGEDLKVFSGMPTSELMGRHLQKLVQVLGETVHLSSEYLAQEVKVESSLSRIKVLEMENSKMKRELIASMENAQQAREEARKLSDELKVEQ, from the exons ATGGTCGGTAGCTTAGAAGTTAGAAAAACTTGCCCTtcgatttcctttctttttgctcgtTTAGGAGGGTCCTTAGGTGTTTTTCCCAATTTGGAGGGTTTCGTTTTTGCGGGTAGTGGCTTAGGCATTGTTTTGGGCGATTTGTTTCCCCTGCTTCGCCGGTCAGTCGACTGGTTTGAGGGTTTGGTGAAGAAACAACGGCCGATGTCTGAAGTTAGGTCTAGCGATCTTGAGACGGGGTTATTGTCTAGTGGGGATCTTATGGAAGGGGATACTGCTGCGTCGTCCTTGAGAGAGATTAAGGCTTTCCACGCCCTCGTGGAGGCGTGTGGGCTAGATGCCGATGCCGTGggtaggtttagggataggtttcagttCCCGGAGCGAGTTCGGGTTCGTCGGCCTTCTGACGATGATAGGGCCTGTCAGTTTTTCCccggtgaagtgtgcttctatgaggccgctttcacttgtggaTTAAGGCTCCCCGTTCACCCGTTTGTGATGGAGCTTTTAGCTTACTTGGGTATTGCTCCTGGGcagcttatgcccaattcgtggaggatAGTAGTCAActgtatggagatatggttGGCTGCTAATGGGGATATGATCAAGGTGAACGAGCTTGTGTACTTGTACCGTTTGAAAGAGTCGAAGGAGTATGGGTATTatgagctagtaccttgggagagaagaaccagaatcgtcaagggcttacccTCGTCCTTCAGatactggaagtccagatttATATTTGTGTCAGGGGACGACTTTGAGACCCCCTCTAACCAGGATTGGGGAGATATCCCCCgattgcttcgtcggtggggaaccccaactttag TCAAAAGGAGACCGAAACTAAAAAGCAGGTACAAGGAGCGTGTCGAGGCAGCCATTGTGTATGCTCAGTCCATCGAAAACTGGGACGACTTGGTAGATCCTCGGACGCTCGCTTTTTACAATTTAGGCCCCGACCCATCTTCCTTCGTCCTCCGGAGCCTCGATATTGAAGGGAAAAAGA AGATGACGACTAAATTTAATAAGGGTATGTATGAGAAAATGCGATCCAAGAAGGACGAACCTTTGTCCAACATCGGGAAGAAAGTGGTCCGGGTGAAAGGGAAAGTTACCTCCGTCACCCCGATTACTTCTTCTACCCCCGTGGTTTCGGGTGCCGACACTACGAGGACGGCCTCGCCGGCTACTTCAATAGAAGAGATCCCGACCCCTGCTTCGAAGAGGCCTCGTACAGCGGAGAGGGGGAAGGAGACTACATCTTCGTCGACCATTTGGGATGACGAGAAGCTGGCGATGGACCGGGCTCGCGGAGTCGTGACTGGAGAAGACCTGAAAGTGTTCTCGGGCATGCCCACAAGTGAATTGATGGGTCGTCATCTCCAGAAGCTCGTCCAG GTGCTGGGGGAGACTGTTCACCTCTCTTCTGAGTATCTTGCTCAGGAGGTTAAGGTTGAGTCTTCGCTGTCCCGGATCAAGGTCTTGGAGATGGAGAATTCAAAGATGAAGAGAGAACTAATTGCTTCGATGGAGAACGCCCAACAAGCCAGGGAGGAAGCTAGGAAGTTAAGTGACGAACTGAAGGTAGAGCAGTAG
- the LOC142640010 gene encoding uncharacterized protein LOC142640010 — MASTTNTASDSETLPTNTSNTATHRSSNQATSINDVNTNLSSPCFIPTLDVVLVSQPLIGPKNYLSWSRVVFLSLSGRNKFGFLDGSIPTPDLAHSLYNAWHRAKTTILSWMVNSLSKDLATNVMYIHTARDLWIDMRDRFSQPNVPRFFKIQKEILKLSQGSLLASSYFTKFKILWDELVHY; from the coding sequence ATGGCTTCCACTACCAACACTGCTTCAGATTCTGAAACCCTTCCTACCAATACTTCTAACACTGCAACTCATAGATCATCCAATCAAGCAACTTCAATAAATGATGTGAATACCAATCTTTCAAGCCCTTGTTTCATTCCAACATTAGATGTTGTTCTGGTTTCCCAACCATTGATTGGTCCTAAAAATTACCTCAGTTGGTCAAGAGTTGTGTTTCTATCTCTGAGTGGtagaaacaaatttggttttctTGATGGTTCAATTCCTACACCTGATCTTGCTCATTCTTTGTACAATGCGTGGCATAGAGCAAAGACCACAATTCTGTCATGGATGGTGAATTCTTTGAGCAAGGATCTTGCTACCAATGTCATGTACATTCACACTGCAAGGGATTTGTGGATTGATATGCGTGATAGGTTTTCACAGCCAAATGTTCCCAGATTCTTTAAGATTCAGAAGGAAATTTTGAAGCTTTCACAAGGTTCCTTATTGGCGAGTTCTTATTTCACCAAATTTAAGATTTTGTGGGATGAACTTGTGCATTATTAA